One stretch of Euphorbia lathyris chromosome 7, ddEupLath1.1, whole genome shotgun sequence DNA includes these proteins:
- the LOC136235062 gene encoding protein DEFECTIVE IN MERISTEM SILENCING 3-like — protein MEEEASIIPSNEMQNGGSMQAQSVIYNSKKFQDDLHTAGIQIKQHEDNLKFLKSQRNKLEDSILDLQVILGNYHSARPPSGESESHSSNQSEEETVKQILQHETSAAGILCQLRTRHGTHAPQLGFTKDVLGIVATLGKVDDDNLSRLLSEYLGVETMLGIVCKTYEGVQALETYDKEGHINSDSGIRGFDTTIGRTLDGRFLIICLENLRSYCGEFVDDDPQRRLDLLQPKLPNGECPPGFIGFAVNMIHVDYMNLLYVSDVYGLRETLFYSLFSRLQVYKSREEMLLALPLISDGAISLDGGIIKPNGFFSLGNRTDVDVRFPKPSISANPPDSYMETENQLKQKTWEKEKLTEDLKREQMLLNSARFNFERKKEEFVKFLSETSANTAQMQGGQDRFNPR, from the exons ATGGAAGAAGAAGCTAGTATTATCCCAAGTAATGAAATGCAAAATGGTGGTTCTATGCAAGCCCAATCCGTCATATACAATTCTAAG AAATTTCAAGATGATCTACACACAGCGGGAATCCAAATCAAGCAGCATGAGGATAACTTGAAATTCTTGAAAAGTCAACGAAACAAATTAGAAGACTCAATACTTGATCTGCAAG TTATTCTTGGTAATTATCACTCCGCAAGACCTCCTAGTGGTGAAAGTGAAAGCCATTCCTCCAATCAGAGTGAGGAAGAAACGGTAAAGCAGATTCTGCAGCATGAAACTTCTGCTGCAGGCATTCTGTGTCAGCTGAGAACGCGCCATGGTACTCATGCACCTCAACTCGGATTCACTAAGGATGTGCTTGGTATTGTTGCTACTTTGGGCAAGGTGGATGATGATAATCTTAGCAG GCTTCTTTCAGAGTACTTAGGAGTAGAGACAATGCTAGGAATTGTTTGCAAGACTTACGAAGGTGTTCAAGCTCTTGAAACTTATGACAAGGAAGGCCATATAAATAGTGATTCTGGAATTCGAGGCTTTGATACTACTATCGGACGGACTCTAGATGGTcgatttcttatcatttgtctCGAAAATTTAAG ATCTTACTGTGGTGAATTTGTGGATGATGACCCTCAAAGAAGGCTTGATCTTCTACAGCCAAAATTGCCTAATGGCGAGTGCCCACCTGGATTTATTGGTTTCGCTGTTAACATGATCCATGTGGATTACATGAATTTGTTGTATGTATCCGATGTTTATGGCCTCAGAGAGACTCTATTTTACAGCCTCTTTTCTCGCCTGCAAGTTTACAAAAGTAGGGAGGAGATGCTACTTGCTCTTCCACTTATAAGTGATGGAGCAATTTCACTGGATGGAGGAATTATTAAGCCTAATGGTTTCTTTTCCTTGGGGAATCG GACTGATGTTGATGTAAGATTTCCAAAACCTTCCATATCAGCAAATCCACCTGATAGCTACATGGAAACTGAGAATCAACTCAAACAGAAGACATGGGAAAAGGAGAAGTTGACAGAGGATTTAAAGCGAGAGCAAATGCTGTTGAATTCTGCAAGATTCAATTTTGAGAGAAAGAAGGAAGAGTTTGTTAAGTTTCTCTCAGAAACCTCTGCAAACACAGCTCAG ATGCAGGGAGGACAGGATAGGTTCAACCCTAGATGA